In a single window of the Magnolia sinica isolate HGM2019 chromosome 7, MsV1, whole genome shotgun sequence genome:
- the LOC131251345 gene encoding uncharacterized protein LOC131251345: MARKRDAFRDAFLGRGFKTSTFKTTVGLAISRLSVLKNQRQVRYSQARSDVAQLLQLGHHERALLRVEHVIKEQNMLDVFVLIEGYCNLLIERTVLIENQKDCPHELHEAIASVIFAASRCGESPELNEIRSVFTSRYGKDFAAAAVELRSNCRVNTKMIQKMSTRQPSLEIRLKVLKEIAAENGITLNLEEPSSEIAAVETESNHRSKPVKTTDVGGVAVKSRRDDNPLNSHELDQEEQSSGSIKERKKYADVASAAQAAFESAALAAAAARAAVELSRTESGDQGGSPGPVSRNRFERNQDDGSSRLRSGLGNNPNGTVISDEFDRVSARSSFDKVHPIQNSSSDSENEELPAKRVDILQQEIKGKSNEVGSTPAALEEAKIRSIQFDESDDDESHKNHEFNFNQESDISKETNRSSARSTGLPISRGRAGSGFQKTGPLNAVSDENEIIKLDYPPRKQSSIESKYDSIGFSNEHIDNVAYRANRRAATAYSESAEELRLQRLNVEKRPISVRTKRGF, translated from the exons ATGGCCAGGAAGCGAGACGCCTTTCGAGATGCCTTTCTTGGAAGAGGCTTCAAAACCTCAACATTCAAAACGACTGTGGGACTCGCCATCTCTCGCCTCTCCGTCCTCAAGAACCAACGTCAGGTCCGCTATTCCCAGGCCCGAAGCGACGTCGCCCAGCTCCTCCAGCTCGGACATCATGAGCGTGCTCTCCTCCGC GTCGAACATGTGATCAAGGAGCAGAACATGTTGGACGTTTTCGTTCTGATCGAAGGTTACTGTAATCTCTTGATTGAGAGGACCGTGCTCATTGAGAACCAAAA AGATTGCCCCCATGAACTGCACGAGGCAATAGCGAGCGTTATCTTTGCCGCTTCCAGGTGTGGAGAATCGCCAGAGCTCAACGAGATCCGTTCTGTGTTCACATCAAGGTATGGGAAGGattttgctgctgctgctgtcgagTTGCGCAGCAATTGCAGGGTGAATACCAAG ATGATACAGAAGATGTCAACCCGACAGCCGAGTTTGGAAATCAGATTGAAGGTGTTGAAGGAAATCGCTGCTGAAAACGGGATCACACTGAATCTTGAAGAACCATCTTCTGAAATTGCAGCG GTGGAAACTGAGTCGAACCACCGATCTAAGCCAGTGAAAACTACCGATGTGGGAGGAGTGGCTGTTAAATCTAGGCGTGATGATAATCCTCTAAATTCCCATGAATTAGATCAGGAGGAGCAATCGTCTGGATCGATCAAAGAAAGGAAGAAGTACGCGGATGTTGCCAGTGCTGCTCAAGCAGCTTTTGAATCGGCAGCTTTGGCAGCTGCCGCGGCAAGAGCTGCAGTAGAACTTTCAAGAACTGAATCCGGAGACCAAGGGGGAAGTCCGGGTCCTGTATCAAGGAATAGATTTGAGAGGAACCAAGATGATGGGTCCTCGAGATTGAGATCTGGGTTGGGAAACAATCCAAATGGGACTGTAATATCAGATGAATTTGATCGGGTTTCTGCCCGGTCGAGTTTTGACAAGGTTCACCCAATTCAAAACTCTAGTTCAGATTCAGAAAATGAAGAATTGCCAGCTAAACGTGTGGATATTCTCCAGCAAGAAATCAAAGGAAAGTCCAACGAGGTGGGTTCCACTCCGGCTGCTTTAGAAGAGGCGAAGATTCGGTCTATACAATTCGATGAGAGCGACGATGATGAGTCACACAAGAATCATGAATTCAATTTCAATCAGGAGTCTGACATTAGTAAGGAAACAAATAGATCATCGGCAAGAAGCACCGGATTGCCGATTTCAAGAGGCAGAGCTGGCTCTGGATTCCAGAAAACTGGACCGTTAAACGCAGTGTCGGATGAGAATGAAATAATCAAGCTTGACTACCCGCCCCGAAAGCAAAGCTCAATCGAATCTAAATATGATTCGATTGGCTTTTCAAATGAACACATTGATAATGTGGCATACAGAGCCAATCGAAGAGCCGCGACTGCATATTCAGAATCTGCAGAAGAACTACGGCTGCAGCGTCTGAACGTAGAGAAGAGGCCCATTTCTGTGAGGACTAAAAGAGGCTTTTAG